The genomic segment TCCGCGACGATCGCCGCCATCGCGGAGCGCAACGTCCGGCGCGCGCTGACGGACGCGGCCTCGCCGATCCACGCGCCCACGCCCGTCCCCCTGGATCCCCCTCTCCCCGGCGGCCCGAGTCTCGCCGAGATCAGGGAACAGTATGGCCAGACCCCCGCCGTGCTCGATCCGATCGCTCACATCACCGCCCCCTCGCCCGAGCCCCGCGCGCAGGCGATCGGCCTCACGTTCACCGAGGTGATGCAAGGCTTCCACGCGCCCCGACTCGGCGGCGGCAACCTCGCGATCCGCGCCGACCTGACGTCGACGATCGACGACCTGAGCGCCTTTCTGGTCAACCCCCGGCGGCCGGTGGCGGTCGACGGCACCGTGCGGCTGGTGCCGGGGGCCGGCCGGGGCGAGGTGCAGTACGAGGCCAAGGGCACGCTCGACCTCCTCAAGCGCGTGGAGGCCGCGACCGCGCTCCGGGCGCTGTTCGACGAAGGGATCGCGCGGCTGGACCGGCTCACGCGGCTCCGTGCCGACGCGCGCTCGACGCGGTCACTGGAGCCGGCCCGGAAGGACGCCGAGGACGCGATGGAGTCGCTGCTGCGGCGACTCGAGAGGGCCAGCCACCGCTACGAGATGGAGTACGTGCTCGAGCTGACGCCCGGTCCCGGCGCTCCGAGGCTCGACCGGCTCGTGGGCGTCAAGAAGATCTACGGGGGCCCGGGCCTGGCCCCGTGGACGGAGACCACCACGCTCCACGTCACGCTCTACGAGGGTGAGCGGCCCGCCGGCGTCGGTGAGATGCACGTGCACATCGCCGATCTGCTCAAGACGCAGCTGCCTTCGTTTCGGATCACCGGTGCCGACGACGACCACGCGCGGATCGCCTGGGCCTTCGCCCGCTTCTTCCGGTTCTTCCTGGGCACGCTGCGTCAGGTGTACCTGCCCCGCCTCGAGATGGTCGATCCGTTCGCGGGCCCGGGGCGCTGAGGTGAGCCGGCCGGCCGTCACCGACACGCCCCCCGCCATCGGGGTCACGACGGCGGACGGCTGCGCCCTCGAGCTGCGCCACGACGAAGGCCCCGCGGCGCGGGAGGACCGGCCCGCGGTCCTGCTGGTGCACGGCGCCAGCGCGGGCAGCGACACGTTCCGCATCGGCGAGGTGCAGACGCTCGTCGACTACCTGCGCGGGCACGGCCTCGAGGTGTGGACGCTCGACTGGCGGGCCAGCCTGCGACGGGTGCGGGACGTCTACTGCACGGCCCTCGGCAAGGGCCGAGTGCCGACGACCTTCACGATCGACGCCGCCGCCGAGCGCGACGTGCCCGCGGCGCTCCACGCCATGCGGCGAGCGCCTCACAACGTCCGCGGCCCGATCGCCGTGCTCGGCCACTGCATGGGCGGCGCCATCGTCGCCCAGGGTATCGCCCAGGGCGCGATCGCGAGCGCCGACGTGGAGCGCGTCGTGCTCACCGGGCTCGGCCTCTTCTACCGGGCCGCGATCGACAACGTGCTCAAGGCGGAAGACCGGGTCCTCGAAGAGCTGCTCGGCGGCGGCCAGCATCTCCTGCACCCGACCAAAGGCTGGGACCGGAACGTCTGCACGCGGGATCCCGACGATGGCCCGTGGCCGCGGCTGCTCGAGGATCCGTACGAGGTCTGGCTCGACACGCCGCTGCCCCACGATTGCGCGGTCGAGATCTGCCACCGGCTCTCGTACATGTTCGGGATGCCGTTCATCCCCGACAAGATCCGGCGCATTCACGACGGAGGCTATCTGCCCACCCAGTTCGGGTACATCGCCCTCGAGTTCCTGATCCATTGCTGCCAGAACCTGCGCCGCGGGTACGCGGCGCCGTTCGTCGCCGACCGCACGGGCCCACTGCCCGTGGACCGGCGCTATCTCCGGCGCGAGGCCTTCCAGGACCGCCACATCACGCTGATCACCGGCGACCTCAACTCCCTCTGGCACCGGGATTCCATCGACACCATGTACGAGTGGCTGCGACGGGGACGCCGCGACGAGCAGCCTCGCTCGCTGCACAAGCACGTCGTGCCCGGGTTCGGGCACCAGGACCTCTACTGGGCCGAGGACGCGCCCAGCCTCGTCTTCCCCAAGATCCTGGAGGGGCTGCGGGGCCCGTGATCTGCGGCAAGTGCCGGCACGACAATCCCGCGGGGGCCCGGTTCTGCTCGAACTGCGGCCGGCCGCTCGTCGCGTCGGCGGGCATCTCGAGTCCTCGGTCCCCGCTCCCGGGCGACCTCGCCGATCGCGTGCGGAGCCTGGGCGTGGCGGAAGGCGAGCGCAAGCACGTCACCGTCCTCTTCGCCGATCTCCGGAACTCGATGGAGCTGCTGACCGAGCGCGATCCCGAGGAGGCGCGGGCCCTGCTGGACCCCGTCCTCGAGCGCATGATCGCGGCGGTCCAGCAGTACGACGGGCTCGTGAACCAGGTCATGGGCGATGGGATCATGGCGCTCTTCGGCGCGCCGCTCGCCCTGGAAGACCACGCGGTGCGGGCCGCCTACGCCGCGCTCCGTATGCAGGAGAGCGTGCGCGCCTACGCGGCCCAGCTGCCGAGGGGGCGGGGCGCGCCGATCAGCATCCGCGTCGGGCTGAATTCGGGAGAGGTGGTGGTGCGCTCGATCGAGAGCGACCTGCACATGGACTACACCGCGGTCGGTCAGACCACCCATCTCGCCTCGCGGATGGAGCAGGCGGCCACATCCGGATCGATCCTGGTCACGGCGAGCACCGCCGCGCTCGTGGACGGATACGTCGTCCTCGAGCCGCTCGGCCCGATGCCCATCAAGGGTCTCGAGGCGCCCATCGAGGTGTTCGAGATCGTGCGCGCCGGCCAGGCGCGCTCGCGCTTGCAGGTGGCCGCGGCCCGCGGACTCACCCCCTTCGTGGGGCGGACGGCCGAGATGCGGCAGCTCACCGATGCCCTCGAGCAGGTGCGCGCCGCGCGGGGCCGCGTGGTGGCCATGGTCGGCGAGGCCGGGGTCGGCAAGTCGCGTCTGCTCTGGGAGTTCATCCACTCCGGGCACACGGAGGGCTGCGCCGTCCTGGAAGGCCAGACGACGCCGTATGGCAAGGGCGCGTCGTATGCGCCGGTCATCGACGTCCTCCGGAAGTATTTCGAGATCCAGGAACGGCAGGACCAGGAGGAGATCCGCGTGCACGTGGCGAGCCGGATCCACGCGCGCGACGGGCAGCTCGCCCCGTTCGTCCCCGCCTTTCTCGCCCTGCTGGACATCGCCGTCGAAGATCCGGAGTGGATCGCTCTGGACCCGGTCCTGCGCCGGCAGCGAACCATCGAGGGCGTCCGGCGGCTCCTGCTGTCGGAGAGCCGCCTCCAGCCCGTCGTCCTCGCGCTCGAGGACGTCAACTGGGCCGACTCCGAGACCCGCGCCGTCCTCGACGGCATCGTCGAGGTGCTCTCCAACGCTCGCATTCTCGTGATCGTCAGCTATCGCCCCGCGCCCGAGCACGCGTGGGCCGGCCAGGCCCCGTGGTACCGGGAGCTCCGGCTGGCCCCGCTCGTGCCCGAGAGCATCGAATCGCTCCTCGACCTGGTGCTGGGGGATGATTCGAGCCTGACGCCGCTCAAGGACACGCTGCCCAAGCAGACGGCGGGAAACCCGCTCTGGCTCGAGGAGAGCGTCCGGTCGCTGGTCGAGACCGGCGTCCTCACGGGCACCCGCGGCGCCTATCGGCTGACTCGGCCCCTGCCCACGGTGCACATTCCTCCGTCCCTGCTGGCGCTCCTCGCCGCGCGCATCGACCGTCTGCCCCCGCGCGACAAGCAGATCGTGCAATCGGCGGCGGTGATCGGCAAGGACGTCCCCGCCGCGCTCCTCGAGGCGATCGTGGACCTTCCCGGCGACGACCTGCGGCAGAGCCTCGCGCGGCTCCAGACCAGCGAGTTCCTGTACGAGCGGAGCCTCTTCCCCGATCTGGAGTACACCTTCAAGCACGCCCTGACCCACGACGTCGCCTACGGGAGCCTCCTCAGGGAGCAGCGCCGCGTGCTCCACGGCCGCATCGCGGACGCGATCGGCGCGCTCCACGCGGATCGCCTCGCCGAGCATGTCGAGCGCCTCGCCCATCACGCGCAGCGGAGCGAGCGCTGGCCCGACGCGGTCGGGTATTGTCGCGAGGCGGGCCGGAAGGCGACGGCGCGGTCCGCGAACCGAGAAGCCGTCGCCTACTTCGATCAGGCCCTCGACGCGCTCCAGCACTGTCCGGACGACGACGGGACGAACGAGACCGCCTTCGACGTCCGCCTCGACCTGCGCAGCGCCCTCATTCCCCTGGGCGAGTTCATGCGGGTCTTCCAGATTCTCCATGAGCTGGAGGCGCTGGCGGAGCGACTCGAGGACCCGCGTCGGCAGGGCCTCGTCGCCGCCCTCATGGCGGGCGTCTATCCGAGCTTCGGGCAAGCGGCTCAGGCGGTGCAGTATGGCGAGCGCGCGCGGCGGATCGCCGCCGAGCAGGGCGACCGAACCATCGACGTGCTCGCCCACACCTACCTGGGCGCCGCCTACTTCTCCCTCGGGCAATGCGAGCGCGCCATCGAGTGCACCCGGCGCGTCGTTCGCCTGCTGCCGGGCGAGCGGAGCCACGACAGCTTCGGCGTCGCCATCCGCCCGGCGGTCTACGCCCGGGGCTTCCTGTCCTGGGCGCTATCCGAGCTCGGCCGCTTTCAGGAAGCGGAGACCGAGGCGCGCGAGACCCTGGACCTGGCCGAGGCGATCGGCCATCCGCAAACCGTCGTCGCCGGGCTCCTCACCCTCGGCACCTTCCACGTCCGACGGGGCGACGTCGCACTCGCGGTCGGCCCGTTCGAGCGGGCCCGTGAGCTGTGCCAGCGTCACGACATTCCGCTCTGGCGCCCGGTGTTTGCATCCTTCCTCGGATACTCGCTGGCGCTGTCGGCCCGGTTCTCGGAAGCGGAGAGGCTGCTGCGAGAGGCCATCGATCAGGCCTCGATGATGCGCATGGTGGTGTTCCATTCCCAGATGATCATGTGGCTCAGCGAGGCGCGCCTCCTGACCGGGGCGGTGGAGGAAGCGGCCGAGCTGGCCGACGAGGCGCTCCGCAACACGCGCGAGCGGGGAGAGGCCGTCCTCGAGGCGTGGGCGCTGCGGCTCACCGCCGAGGTCAGCACGCGGCGGGAGCCGTCGGATGACGCGCGGGCCGAGGGCCTGTACCGGGACGCGATGGACAGAGCCGAGAAGCTCTCCGTCCGCCCCCTGACCGCCCGCTGTCACCTCGGGCTCGGCACTCTGTATGGCCGCCGCGGCAAGACGGACGATGCCCGTGCCCATCTGTCGACGGCCGCGCGTCTGTTCCGCGAGATGCAGATGCGCCTCTGGGCGGATCGCGCCGCCGCCGAGCTCCGCCTGCTCTCCTCCTAGCTCGGCGCGCGCGCGAGCATACTGCGCCCGCTACTTCGGCTGCTCCGCGTCCACCGTATAGAGGATGGCGGCGTGGCCCATCTCGTCGACGGTGCGCTCGCCCCAGGAGACGTCGCGCGGCGGCTTGTTCGGGTTGCGCGGGTTCTCGGCCGAGTTGTCCCACGCGGCGGTGAGCTCGATCCAGGAGGCGACGGGCAGCGTCACCGGGGTCCGGAACCAGTAGAAGCCCTGCCAGTTGAAATCCCAGTCGGCGATGTGGATCAGCGGGGTGATCGACTCGTCCTTCATCCGGGCCCAGACCTTCATCTCGCGCCCGAGCATGTGCATGTGCGGATGGATGGCGATCAGCTGCATCCGCCGGTGCACGAACGAGCCCGCCTCGATCTCGTAGCGGGGATTGCCGGCCGGGATCGACAGGTTGAACCGGCCGACCCGCATGAAGTGCAGGCGCTTCCGCACCGGGCCGGTCGCCGCCTTCAGCCGTAGCTCGGTCAGGTCCGTCTGCGGGGAGAGCTGTGCGTTGTGGTAGTGCAGCTGGAACACGACGCGCGCGCCCTTGGGCAGCAGCATGCCGACGCCGTCGGGCAGCTCCCACGGGCGGGCGCCGGGCGCCCAGCCGCCGAGGTAGCCGTCGATCCGGAAGCCCGGCCCGCCGAAGCACGGATAGCCGCGCTCGCCGTCCCGGCCGACTCCGTCCGTGGTCCTCCCCGCCGACACGCCGGTCGGATCCACCATGGCCAGCATGTGATGGACGATCTTCGAATTGCCCGGCACGACCACCGCGGTGGTGAAGTAGCGGTCCTCGGGGAACGACGTGGGGATGCTGAAGCATCGGTAGACGTCGCCGCCGCGACCCGCCACCGTGAAGGCCTGATCGGGCCGCAGCACGAGGTCGGCCGCGTCCACCGCGCTCGCGGCCGCGAACGCGCGCGGCGGCGGCAGATCGCGCGCGTCGCCTTCGGGCGCGCCGGCCGCGACCCAGCGGGCGAGCGTGGCGATCTCGGCATCCGACATGCGCCGCTCGCCCGCGAGGTCGCCGTAGCCGGCGACCGCCTTCCACGGGGGCATGCGGCGCTTCTCGACCGACTCGAGGATCTTGTGACGCCGCCGGTAGACGTGGCCATACGCGTCCAGCGTGAAGGGGGCGCCACCGCCCGGCCGATGGCATTCCTGGCAGTGCTGCTGCAGCAAGGGAGCGACGTGCTGGCTGAACGTCACCGGCGGCGCGTCGTCGGCGGCGGCCACGTCGCCCGCGACCAGCACGGCGCAGATCAGGAGCAGCCGCGAGAGCATGGCGCATCCTAGCGCAAGCGGCCGTCGTCCGCGACCGGCTCCCGGGGCCGCTTGCCCCACCGGCTACACTGGGGCGTAGTGAGCCGCGCGAAGATCCACTGGCATCTCCAGAACGAGCACCGCTTCCCGTTCGGCCGTCGCTCGCCCGATCCCGACTGGTACGAGCCGATCGGCTTCCCGCCGCCGTGGCCGGACCGGCCGTGGATCTTCGGGGTCATGGTGGCCTCGGCCAACGGCGTGGTGGCGTGGCGGCGCTCGGGTCCCGACGACGACCCCGTGCTCGCCATCCTGGGCGGCGACGACAAGCGGGACGAGCGCATCGCCGATCGCCGCCACATGCGCCACCTGCGCTGCTTCGGCGACGTGGCCATCGGCGCGCAGACCCTCCGCGAGCAGCCCGGCCTGATCCAGACTCCGCAGGAGCCGGGCGAGGAGCCGATGGATGCGCTCTATCGCTTCCGGCGGGCTCATGGGCTGCCCGCGCAGCCGCGCCACGTCGTGTACTCGCTGCGCGGCTGCCTCGACCTGACGCGTCCCATCTTCAACACCCCGGGCGTGGAGGTCATCGTGCTGACCACCCAGGCCGGCGAGCTGGATCTTCGCTCGTGCGGCATCGCCACGAAGGACGCCGACCTGTTCGTGGAAACGCTGGAGAACGCGGAAGCGCTGCATCGCGCCCACACGCGCCTGTTCGAAGATCGCGGCGTGCGTTACCTGGACTGCGAGGGCGGGCAGACCGTCCTGCGCGCCCTGCACGCCGCCGGCCTCCTCGACGAGGTGTTCCTCACCGAGACCGACGTGGAGGTCGACGAATCTCGGCATGCCGGCGTGCTGAAGATCTTCGACTTCGAGCAGGAAGGCGCCCAGCTCATCGCCGAGGGCCGCACCCGCGGCGACAGCGCGTGGCGCTTCCAACGCTGGCGCTTCAATCCTCGGTAGGCGTCCGCCGGCAAAAGGCGCCGGGATC from the Candidatus Methylomirabilota bacterium genome contains:
- a CDS encoding alpha/beta fold hydrolase codes for the protein MSRPAVTDTPPAIGVTTADGCALELRHDEGPAAREDRPAVLLVHGASAGSDTFRIGEVQTLVDYLRGHGLEVWTLDWRASLRRVRDVYCTALGKGRVPTTFTIDAAAERDVPAALHAMRRAPHNVRGPIAVLGHCMGGAIVAQGIAQGAIASADVERVVLTGLGLFYRAAIDNVLKAEDRVLEELLGGGQHLLHPTKGWDRNVCTRDPDDGPWPRLLEDPYEVWLDTPLPHDCAVEICHRLSYMFGMPFIPDKIRRIHDGGYLPTQFGYIALEFLIHCCQNLRRGYAAPFVADRTGPLPVDRRYLRREAFQDRHITLITGDLNSLWHRDSIDTMYEWLRRGRRDEQPRSLHKHVVPGFGHQDLYWAEDAPSLVFPKILEGLRGP
- a CDS encoding adenylate/guanylate cyclase domain-containing protein, which produces MICGKCRHDNPAGARFCSNCGRPLVASAGISSPRSPLPGDLADRVRSLGVAEGERKHVTVLFADLRNSMELLTERDPEEARALLDPVLERMIAAVQQYDGLVNQVMGDGIMALFGAPLALEDHAVRAAYAALRMQESVRAYAAQLPRGRGAPISIRVGLNSGEVVVRSIESDLHMDYTAVGQTTHLASRMEQAATSGSILVTASTAALVDGYVVLEPLGPMPIKGLEAPIEVFEIVRAGQARSRLQVAAARGLTPFVGRTAEMRQLTDALEQVRAARGRVVAMVGEAGVGKSRLLWEFIHSGHTEGCAVLEGQTTPYGKGASYAPVIDVLRKYFEIQERQDQEEIRVHVASRIHARDGQLAPFVPAFLALLDIAVEDPEWIALDPVLRRQRTIEGVRRLLLSESRLQPVVLALEDVNWADSETRAVLDGIVEVLSNARILVIVSYRPAPEHAWAGQAPWYRELRLAPLVPESIESLLDLVLGDDSSLTPLKDTLPKQTAGNPLWLEESVRSLVETGVLTGTRGAYRLTRPLPTVHIPPSLLALLAARIDRLPPRDKQIVQSAAVIGKDVPAALLEAIVDLPGDDLRQSLARLQTSEFLYERSLFPDLEYTFKHALTHDVAYGSLLREQRRVLHGRIADAIGALHADRLAEHVERLAHHAQRSERWPDAVGYCREAGRKATARSANREAVAYFDQALDALQHCPDDDGTNETAFDVRLDLRSALIPLGEFMRVFQILHELEALAERLEDPRRQGLVAALMAGVYPSFGQAAQAVQYGERARRIAAEQGDRTIDVLAHTYLGAAYFSLGQCERAIECTRRVVRLLPGERSHDSFGVAIRPAVYARGFLSWALSELGRFQEAETEARETLDLAEAIGHPQTVVAGLLTLGTFHVRRGDVALAVGPFERARELCQRHDIPLWRPVFASFLGYSLALSARFSEAERLLREAIDQASMMRMVVFHSQMIMWLSEARLLTGAVEEAAELADEALRNTRERGEAVLEAWALRLTAEVSTRREPSDDARAEGLYRDAMDRAEKLSVRPLTARCHLGLGTLYGRRGKTDDARAHLSTAARLFREMQMRLWADRAAAELRLLSS
- a CDS encoding ascorbate-dependent monooxygenase encodes the protein MLSRLLLICAVLVAGDVAAADDAPPVTFSQHVAPLLQQHCQECHRPGGGAPFTLDAYGHVYRRRHKILESVEKRRMPPWKAVAGYGDLAGERRMSDAEIATLARWVAAGAPEGDARDLPPPRAFAAASAVDAADLVLRPDQAFTVAGRGGDVYRCFSIPTSFPEDRYFTTAVVVPGNSKIVHHMLAMVDPTGVSAGRTTDGVGRDGERGYPCFGGPGFRIDGYLGGWAPGARPWELPDGVGMLLPKGARVVFQLHYHNAQLSPQTDLTELRLKAATGPVRKRLHFMRVGRFNLSIPAGNPRYEIEAGSFVHRRMQLIAIHPHMHMLGREMKVWARMKDESITPLIHIADWDFNWQGFYWFRTPVTLPVASWIELTAAWDNSAENPRNPNKPPRDVSWGERTVDEMGHAAILYTVDAEQPK